From Deltaproteobacteria bacterium, the proteins below share one genomic window:
- the metF gene encoding methylenetetrahydrofolate reductase [NAD(P)H]: MKIRDILEREKFSLSFEFFPPKRDGNLENLYTAIRELILQRPVFVSVTYGAGGGTREKTVEIASKVKNEFDQEVLAHLTCVQSSRDDIARVIEELSAHNIENILALRGDPPKDEEAFRRAPGGFGYASELVEFIHTRGDFSIGVAGYPEGHIEAPSLEVDLDNLKKKVDAGAHFIITQICFDNKHIYRFRDGAHARGIRVPIITGIFPIFNYRQIQRMAALCGAKIPPSLHDKLDKVSEKDEEVQKYGIEFAIRQSEDLLASDIAGLHFYSMNKSDHVLEILREIQLPREG; this comes from the coding sequence ATGAAGATCCGGGACATACTGGAACGGGAAAAGTTCAGTCTCTCCTTTGAGTTCTTTCCGCCGAAACGGGATGGAAACCTTGAAAATCTGTACACCGCCATCAGGGAACTGATCCTGCAAAGGCCGGTTTTCGTATCCGTCACCTACGGCGCTGGCGGAGGAACCAGGGAGAAGACCGTCGAGATCGCCTCGAAAGTGAAGAACGAATTCGATCAGGAGGTCCTGGCGCATCTCACCTGTGTCCAGTCATCGAGGGATGACATCGCCCGGGTCATCGAAGAGTTGAGCGCCCACAACATCGAGAACATCCTTGCCCTGCGGGGAGACCCGCCGAAGGACGAGGAAGCATTCAGGAGAGCGCCGGGCGGGTTCGGCTACGCCAGTGAACTGGTCGAATTCATACATACCAGGGGTGACTTTTCCATCGGCGTTGCCGGGTATCCCGAAGGACACATCGAGGCACCGAGCCTTGAGGTTGATCTCGACAACCTCAAGAAAAAGGTCGACGCGGGCGCCCATTTCATCATCACCCAGATATGTTTCGATAACAAACACATTTACCGGTTCCGTGACGGCGCCCATGCGCGGGGGATCAGGGTTCCCATCATAACGGGCATATTTCCCATCTTCAATTATCGGCAGATACAGCGAATGGCAGCACTCTGCGGGGCGAAAATACCTCCATCCCTGCATGATAAACTTGACAAGGTCAGCGAAAAGGACGAAGAAGTTCAGAAATACGGTATCGAGTTCGCCATCCGCCAGAGCGAGGACCTCCTGGCCAGCGATATTGCCGGCCTCCACTTCTACAGCATGAACAAGAGCGACCATGTGCTTGAAATTCTGAGAGAAATCCAACTTCCGAGAGAAGGCTGA
- a CDS encoding cold-shock protein: MPEGKVKWFNERKGFGFIETDDGKDVFVHHSAIQVAGFRSLQEGQSVTFDVVQGQKGPSAENVKPV, encoded by the coding sequence ATGCCAGAAGGTAAAGTCAAATGGTTTAATGAGCGAAAAGGCTTTGGATTCATTGAAACTGATGACGGCAAGGATGTTTTTGTACATCATAGCGCCATTCAGGTCGCGGGATTCAGGAGTCTGCAAGAGGGTCAAAGCGTGACGTTTGATGTGGTCCAGGGTCAGAAAGGCCCGTCTGCGGAGAACGTAAAGCCCGTCTAA
- a CDS encoding RNA-binding protein — protein sequence MQGSKLYVGNLVMSATSDDLKTLFSAYGEVKQVNVIEGKGFGFVEMENQAEAEKAKKELDSKDFKGRNLRVDVARPPKSRSKHGGGRRF from the coding sequence ATGCAAGGCAGCAAACTCTATGTAGGGAATCTCGTTATGTCAGCTACCAGTGATGATCTAAAGACCCTGTTCTCCGCTTATGGTGAGGTGAAGCAGGTAAACGTGATCGAGGGAAAAGGATTCGGATTTGTTGAAATGGAGAATCAGGCTGAAGCTGAAAAGGCGAAGAAAGAATTAGACAGCAAGGACTTCAAGGGACGTAATTTAAGGGTGGATGTGGCACGCCCTCCTAAAAGCAGATCAAAACACGGAGGCGGCAGGCGATTTTAG